In the Manis javanica isolate MJ-LG chromosome 12, MJ_LKY, whole genome shotgun sequence genome, one interval contains:
- the LOC140844774 gene encoding small integral membrane protein 18-like yields MESQRMASLNSSLWNETTTSVYQYLGFQVQKIYPFHDNWNTACFVILLLFIFTVISLVVLAFLCEVLDCCCCVKNKTVKDLQSEPNPLRSMMDNIRKHEIEVV; encoded by the coding sequence ATGGAATCTCAAAGAATGGCCTCCCTGAACTCTAGCCTCTGGAATGAAACTACCACATCTGTTTATCAGTATCTTGGTTTTCAAGTCCAAAAAATTTACCCTTTCCATGATAACTGGAACACTGCCTGCTTTGtcattctgcttttatttatatttacagtgaTCTCTTTAGTAGTGCTGGCTTTCCTTTGTGAAGTGCTTGACTGCTGCTGctgtgtaaaaaataaaactgtgaaaGACCTGCAAAGCGAGCCTAACCCTCTTAGAAGTATGATGGACAACATTAGGAAACATGAAATTGAAGTGGTCTAG